From Brassica oleracea var. oleracea cultivar TO1000 chromosome C3, BOL, whole genome shotgun sequence, a single genomic window includes:
- the LOC106328742 gene encoding isocitrate dehydrogenase [NAD] catalytic subunit 5, mitochondrial — MTMAANFARRLIGNRSSQILGTANSTSTAATSAARTFCSSTTPITATLFPGDGIGPEIAESVKKVFTTAGVPINWEEHYVSTEIDPRTQSFLTWESLESVRRNKVGLKGPMATPIGKGHRSLNLTLRKELNLYANVRPCYSLPGYKTRYDDVNLITIRENTEGEYSGLEHQVVRGVVESLKIITRQASLRVAEYAFHYAKTHGRERVSAIHKANIMQKTDGLFLKCCREVAEKYPEITYEEVVIDNCCMMLVKNPALFDVLVMPNLYGDIISDLCAGLVGGLGLTPSCNIGEDGVALAEAVHGSAPDIAGKNLANPTALLLSGVMMLRHLKLNEQAEQIHSAIINTIAEGKYRTADLGGSSTTTDFTKAICDHL; from the exons ATGACCATGGCAGCAAACTTCGCGAGACGGCTGATCGGAAACCGATCGAGCCAGATCCTTGGGACGGCGAACTCCACCTCAACCGCAGCCACTTCCGCCGCTAGGACTTTCTGCTCCTCCACCACTCCAATCACCGCAACCTTGTTCCCTGGCGACGGGATCGGCCCCGAGATCGCTGAATCCGTCAAAAAG GTGTTTACAACGGCCGGTGTGCCGATTAACTGGGAAGAACATTATGTTAGCACTGAGATTGATCCGAGAACGCAGAGTTTCTTGACGTGGGAGAGTCTCGAATCCGTGCGTAGAAACAAAGTTGGTCTGAAAGGTCCAATGGCGACTCCTATCGGGAAAGGTCACCGTTCTTTGAACTTGACTCTTAGGAAAGAGCTGAATCTATACGCCAATGTTAGACCCTGCTACAGTCTTCCTGGTTACAAGACTCGTTACGACGATGTTAATCTCATCACCATTAGGGAGAACACTGAGGGAGAGTACAGTGGGCTTGAACATCAG GTTGTTAGAGGTGTGGTGGAGAGTCTTAAGATCATTACACGTCAGGCGAGTTTGAGAGTTGCGGAGTATGCTTTTCACTATGCTAAGACTCATGGGAGAGAGAGGGTTTCTGCTATTCATAAAGCTAATATTATGCAGAAAACTGATGGTCTTTTCCTCAAG TGTTGTCGTGAGGTTGCTGAGAAGTATCCTGAGATAACTTACGAGGAGGTTGTTATCGACAACTGCTGTATGATG CTTGTGAAAAACCCAGCACTGTTTGACGTATTGGTGATGCCAAACCTGTACGGTGACATTATCAGCGACTTGTGTGCTGGATTGGTTGGAGGACTAGGATTGACTCCGAG TTGTAATATAGGGGAAGATGGAGTAGCCTTAGCCGAAGCAGTTCACGGTTCTGCTCCTGATATCGCTGGAAAG AACTTGGCGAACCCAACAGCGTTGCTACTGAGTGGAGTGATGATGTTACGTCACCTGAAGCTGAACGAACAAGCAGAACAGATACACAGCGCAATCATCAACACCATAGCCGAGGGGAAATACAGAACGGCGGATCTTGGAGGTAGTTCGACCACCACGGACTTCACAAAGGCAATCTGTGACCATCTCTGA
- the LOC106328598 gene encoding adenosine kinase 2 — MASSNNYDGILLGMGNPLLDISAVVDEAFLTKYDVKLNNAILAEEKHLPMYDEMSSKFNVEYIAGGATQNSIKVAQWMLQIPGATSYMGSIGKDKYGEAMKKDATAAGLNVHYYEDESAPTGTCGVCVVGGERSLIANLSAANCYKVDHLKKPENWALVEKAKFYYIAGFFLTVSPESIQLVSEHAAANNKVFTMNLSAPFICEFFKDAQEKFLPYMDFVFGNETEARTFSRVHGWETEDVEQIAIKISQLPKATGTYKRTTVITQGADPVVVAQDGKVTKYPVIPLPKEKLVDTNGAGDAFVGGFMSQLVKEKSIEECVKAGCYASNVVIQRSGCTYPEKPDFN; from the exons ATGGCTTCCTCTAACAACTACGACGGGATCCTTCTCGGAATGGGCAACCCTCTCCTCGATATCTCTGCCGTCGTCGACGAGGCTTTTCTCACCAA ATACGACGTGAAGTTGAACAATGCGATTCTCGCCGAGGAGAAGCATTTGCCTAT GTATGATGAGATGAGTAGCAAGTTCAATGTTGAATACATTGCCGGAG GTGCTACTCAGAACTCTATCAAAGTGGCTCAG TGGATGCTTCAAATTCCTGGGGCAACCAGCTACATGGGCTCCATCGGAAAGGACAAATACGGTGAGGCTATGAAGAAGGATGCCACAGCTGCTGGTCTCAAT GTTCACTATTATGAAGATGAGTCTGCACCTACCGGAACTTGCGGTGTCTGTGTTGTCGGTGGAGAAAGGTCTCTTATTGCCAATCTCTCTGCTGCAAACTGCTACAAGGTTGACCACCTTAAGAAGCCTGAAAACTGGGCACTCG TTGAGAAGGCCAAGTTCTACTACATCGCTGGATTCTTCCTCACAGTATCCCCTGAATCCATTCAGTTGGTTTCTGAGCATGCTGCTGCCAACAACAAGGTGTTCACAATGAACCTTTCTGCTCCATTCATCTGTGAATTCTTCAAAGATGCGCAGGAGAAGTTCTTGCC GTACATGGACTTTGTCTTTGGCAATGAGACAGAGGCAAGAACCTTCTCCAGGGTTCATGGCTGGGAG ACCGAAGATGTGGAGCAAATAGCCATCAAGATTTCACAGCTTCCCAAGGCCACAGGAACATACAAGAGGACCACCGTGATTACACAGGGGGCAGACCCAGTGGTCGTTGCTCAAGATGGAAAGGTGACGAAGTACCCTGTGATCCCTCTCCCAAAGGAGAAGCTTGTTGACACCAACGGTGCAG GTGATGCATTTGTGGGAGGATTCATGTCACAGTTGGTGAAAGAGAAGTCCATCGAGGAGTGCGTGAAGGCTGGATGCTACGCTTCGAACGTGGTGATCCAAAGATCTGGCTGCACTTACCCTGAGAAGCCAGACTTCAACTAA